A region of the Tissierellales bacterium genome:
ATATTCATAATCATCAATTTCAAATGTAAATTGTCCATATATATTGCCATATTCACTCTCTAACTCCTGCAAATTCATCGTTCTCATTTCTTCTAAATCATTTTTGAGAATATAGAATTTTATTTTGAACTTTGACATAAAACAGTCCCACTCCTTATAATTCTTCTATCTATTTTCTCTGCTCTTAATACCACATGATATCTATGCTTTAAAATATCGTTATTGATTCTACTATACCTAAATATCATTTTACCATATATCAAAATATTCACAAATGACATACGCAATAGACAAATACTACAATATAGCTTAAACTAAAGTTGGTGATTGAGTTCAAATCATTTTCACAATCAAACATCCAATAATTTCATAATCTGAAAGGAGCATTTCAATGATCAGAAAAACAAATAACTCAGCGCAAGAAATTGACAATATAATGAAAATATGGTTAAGCTCAACTATTAATGCACATCCTTTTGTTTCGAAAGAATATTGGCAAAGAAACTACAATATTGTAAAAGAAAACTATATACCTCTCAGCGATACTTATGTATATATTGAAAACGAAAGAGTTTTGGGATTTATAAGCATTTTGAACGACGATTTCATAGGAGCTGTGTTCGTAGACATAGACTATCAAGGGAAAGGAATTGGCTCTAAACTTATAAAATACGTGTCAGATATCTACGAGAAATTGTCACTAGCAGTTTACAAAGACAATATTAAAGCAGTAAACTTCTACAAAAATATAGGATTTGAAATTCTTAGTGAACAACCTAATGAAGAAACTCACGAAATAGAATATCTTATGGAAAAAAACTGAATTATAAAAGGTGGCTAATTGTGAAGTAAAATCTTATTTAGCCACCTTTTATTTCGTCAATAAATTTTCTAATTTCAATAATTACAGTTTCTTCATTTGACCAATGCATCCGCATCTACGACACTTTAATTTTCAGCTACTCCCGTTATTCTAGCTTCATTTACTACTTCTGATTCTAGCAAATCTATACGATATTGATCAATTTTTATCGTCACCTCACCACTAGTGCCAAAAGGTTTTAATAATTCTAGCGCTTCGTCATAATTGCTAAACCTAAACCAAATATCTCTGACATCAGATTTTTCTCTCGGTAAAACTCCAGTCAGTTTATCATCTAAATAGAAAAATATGTCCTCGCCATAATACTCGTCATTTTCTAATATTTCGAACCTGCCTGTCAAAGTCTTTTCTCCAGAAAATAAAAATTGCTCTCCCATTTCGTCTTTGATTTCAGTCAACGTCATATCTGCTACCATACCGTCCACTCGTATATTGTCACGTGAAAACAATGCATTATCAAATATCATTCTATTAACAAATCTTACAGACTTTTCATTTGATTCGACCTTTTCCTTGAGAATACTTATATCTTCTGTTCTCTCTCTTTCTGCCAAAATACTCTGAACTTGATTCTCTAATTCGGCGATTCTCGTCTCATATTCCTTTATCTTAGAATCTTCATTAGAACAACCTGCTAACAAAGACACTATAGCAAATAACGTCATGTACTTTATGAATTTTTTCATATTGCCCTCCATTTTCAAACGCGATTTTTCTTTTGTCCAAAATCAATATACCTTTTATTCCTCTAAATTTCAATAATAATCCGATTTTTTACAATACAACCTTCTGTGTCAATAAACTCTCAATTTCTTCATCCAAATGGTGAGTGATCATTATCACTGTATAATTTGGATTTTTAAGAAGTCTAGATTCTATCATTTTTGAATTGTATTTATCTAGTGCTGAAGTTGCTTCATCTAACAAGAAAATTTCTTTATTTGAAAGTAATGCTCTAACTAATGAAAGTCTCTGCCTTTGACCGCCCGAAAGATTTTTCCCCTTATCTGCAAGAATTGTTTCTAGCCCATTTTCTAACCCTTCAACAAATTCTCTTAAATTGACAAATTCAAGTGCATTCATTATCTTCTCATCATCAATATCATCGCCCATAGTCAAATTAAATCGTATCGTATCATTAAACATATACACACTTTGACTGACATAAGCTATACTTGAATTAATAGAAGTAGCTGAATACTCCTTTATGTCGACTGCATCAAATTGTATCTCACCAGTATACCCCTTGTGCAATCCTGACAATGCTTTCATCAAAGTACTTTTACCACAACCACTCTCACCTACTATTGCATATTTCCCTTTGATAGAAAAACAAAAATCTTTTTCTTTAAACACATTAGTCTCATCAAAGTACAAAGATAATTTTTTAACTTTAATCTTATCCTCTAATTTTAAATGTTCTTCTAAGAGCTGCTCTGAGGACAAATCATCAAATTTCTGAAATAACTTTCTCGAACTCTTAAATATAATTATATTCGAAGACAAATTCAGTATTGAATTGAAAAAACGAGTGGCAATATTAGACACAATGAATACTGTTCCCACTTCTGCCCATCCCAAAAAAGCCAATATAGCAGTTAGTACCATTAGAAATGCTTCACATATTC
Encoded here:
- a CDS encoding N-acetyltransferase, with translation MIRKTNNSAQEIDNIMKIWLSSTINAHPFVSKEYWQRNYNIVKENYIPLSDTYVYIENERVLGFISILNDDFIGAVFVDIDYQGKGIGSKLIKYVSDIYEKLSLAVYKDNIKAVNFYKNIGFEILSEQPNEETHEIEYLMEKN
- a CDS encoding ABC transporter ATP-binding protein/permease, coding for MKKLLMKFKKRVFLSILMIAIASATNIYSGYVLTHYYDILTSNNIKSAVMFAGIMIFWKMVYVVVDYATSIYVMDFSKCLKIRLRDDIVEKITRFEMHEYQKKEPGEYSSWLINDVNLIDTNAIKPFFEMIGSATLFVFAFVTLMKVHWIILVVAIFSALLMYLVPQFYGDKINDLVERISKLNESFSQKAMDNFSGFETFVQYNKKKELRERFRKSYTELENENFNLEKKKISMDTSILTVFRICEAFLMVLTAILAFLGWAEVGTVFIVSNIATRFFNSILNLSSNIIIFKSSRKLFQKFDDLSSEQLLEEHLKLEDKIKVKKLSLYFDETNVFKEKDFCFSIKGKYAIVGESGCGKSTLMKALSGLHKGYTGEIQFDAVDIKEYSATSINSSIAYVSQSVYMFNDTIRFNLTMGDDIDDEKIMNALEFVNLREFVEGLENGLETILADKGKNLSGGQRQRLSLVRALLSNKEIFLLDEATSALDKYNSKMIESRLLKNPNYTVIMITHHLDEEIESLLTQKVVL